One part of the Streptomyces nigra genome encodes these proteins:
- a CDS encoding acyl-CoA dehydrogenase family protein: MDFAFDARTEELRAKLLAFMDEHVYPAEAVAEEQRALLASPWDTPAVVEELKAEARRQGLWNLFLPDTEYGAGLTNLQYAPLAEITGRSPHLAPTATNCAAPDTGNMEVLAQFGDERQKKQWLEPLLAGEIRSAFAMTEPEVASSDATNITTRIERDGDEYVITGRKWYISGAMNPDCAIFIVMGKTDPDGADIRRQQSMVLVPRDTPGVTVRRAMRVFGYEDHSHGGHAEVVFDQARVPVANLVGEEGGGFAIAQARLGPGRIHHCMRLIGMAERAIELMCRRAASRTAFGKALAQQGVVQNWIADARVTVEQLRLLVLKTAWLMDTVGNRGAHTEIQAIKIATPRAVVDIIDRAIQLYGAGGVSQDFPLAELYASARTLMIADGPDEVHQRSLARRELKKYL; this comes from the coding sequence ATGGACTTCGCGTTCGACGCGCGCACCGAGGAACTCCGCGCGAAACTGTTGGCCTTCATGGACGAGCACGTCTACCCGGCCGAGGCGGTGGCCGAGGAGCAGCGCGCCCTGCTGGCCTCGCCGTGGGACACCCCGGCCGTGGTGGAGGAGCTGAAGGCCGAGGCCCGCCGGCAGGGCCTGTGGAACCTCTTCCTGCCGGACACCGAGTACGGCGCCGGTCTCACCAACCTCCAGTACGCGCCGCTCGCCGAGATCACCGGCCGCTCCCCGCATCTGGCCCCGACGGCGACGAACTGCGCGGCGCCGGACACCGGGAACATGGAGGTGCTGGCTCAGTTCGGCGACGAGCGGCAGAAGAAGCAGTGGCTGGAGCCGCTGCTCGCGGGCGAGATCCGCTCGGCGTTCGCGATGACCGAGCCGGAGGTGGCGTCCTCCGACGCCACCAACATCACCACCCGGATCGAGCGGGACGGCGACGAGTACGTCATCACCGGCCGCAAGTGGTACATCTCCGGCGCGATGAACCCCGACTGCGCGATCTTCATCGTGATGGGCAAGACGGACCCGGACGGCGCGGACATCCGCCGTCAGCAGTCCATGGTCCTGGTGCCCCGGGACACCCCGGGCGTGACCGTGCGGCGCGCGATGCGGGTCTTCGGCTACGAGGACCACTCGCACGGCGGCCACGCCGAGGTGGTCTTCGACCAGGCGCGCGTGCCCGTGGCCAACCTGGTCGGCGAGGAGGGCGGCGGCTTCGCCATCGCCCAGGCCCGGCTCGGCCCCGGCCGCATCCACCACTGCATGCGGCTGATCGGCATGGCCGAGCGGGCGATCGAGCTGATGTGCCGGCGGGCGGCGTCCCGTACGGCGTTCGGCAAGGCGCTCGCCCAGCAGGGTGTGGTGCAGAACTGGATCGCGGACGCCCGGGTGACCGTCGAGCAGCTGCGGCTGCTGGTGCTGAAGACGGCCTGGCTGATGGACACCGTCGGCAACCGGGGCGCCCACACCGAGATCCAGGCCATCAAGATCGCCACTCCGCGCGCGGTCGTCGACATCATCGACCGGGCGATCCAGCTGTACGGCGCGGGCGGCGTCAGCCAGGACTTCCCGCTCGCGGAGCTGTACGCCTCGGCGCGGACGCTGATGATCGCCGACGGGCCGGACGAGGTGCACCAGCGGTCGCTGGCCCGGCGGGAGCTGAAGAAGTACCTGTAG
- a CDS encoding DUF202 domain-containing protein — MSGGPAAGPVRDPGLQPERTRLAWRRTTLAATVAAVLAAKSALRGGVSVSGAVGGALCCVLWLGFLALAHHRIRLLAAFSEPRGLAPLHATATVLVTVALAVCGAGLLL, encoded by the coding sequence GTGAGCGGCGGGCCGGCGGCCGGGCCCGTACGGGACCCGGGGCTCCAGCCCGAGCGGACGCGGCTGGCGTGGCGGCGTACGACGCTGGCGGCCACGGTGGCCGCCGTGCTCGCCGCGAAGAGCGCGCTGCGGGGCGGGGTCTCGGTGAGCGGGGCGGTCGGCGGTGCCCTGTGCTGTGTCCTGTGGCTGGGGTTCCTGGCGCTCGCCCACCACCGGATCCGGCTGCTGGCCGCGTTCTCCGAGCCCCGGGGCCTGGCCCCGCTCCACGCGACGGCCACGGTTCTGGTCACGGTGGCGCTGGCGGTGTGCGGGGCGGGACTGCTGCTGTGA
- a CDS encoding phosphotransferase family protein, with product MSPDHPPGLDLDRLRGLLERELPGLAQGPLTGRLIEGGRSNLTYTVSDGTSRWVVRRPPLGHVLATAHDMKREHRVISALHPTSVPVPRPLLLCEDEEVLGAPFYMMEFVEGTPYRTAGQLAPLGPERTRGAVLSLVDTLVGLHAVDPASVGLEDFGRPEGFLDRQLRRWGKQLDASRNRDLAGIDELHATLGRRLPDSPAATVIHGDYRLDNVLIGTDDRIKAILDWEMSTLGDPLTDLGLLVMYGMPLGMPDSPVSTTAEAPGHPSPRELIERYAERSGRDVSAVSWYTAFAWFKLAVILEGIHYRYTLGQTVGRGFDRIGDLVPVFIQHGLTTLRDGIDGIQEG from the coding sequence ATGAGCCCCGACCATCCGCCCGGACTCGATCTCGACCGGCTGCGCGGCCTGCTCGAGCGCGAGCTGCCCGGTCTGGCGCAGGGTCCGCTGACCGGCCGGCTGATCGAGGGCGGACGGTCCAACCTCACCTACACCGTCTCGGACGGCACCTCCCGCTGGGTCGTACGCCGCCCGCCGCTGGGCCACGTCCTCGCCACCGCGCACGACATGAAGCGCGAGCACCGCGTGATCAGCGCGCTGCACCCGACCAGTGTGCCGGTTCCGCGCCCGCTGCTGCTGTGCGAGGACGAGGAGGTGCTCGGGGCGCCGTTCTACATGATGGAGTTCGTCGAGGGCACCCCGTACCGCACGGCCGGCCAGCTGGCCCCGCTCGGCCCGGAGCGCACCCGGGGCGCGGTGCTGTCGCTGGTGGACACCCTCGTCGGGCTGCACGCGGTGGACCCCGCCTCGGTGGGCCTGGAGGACTTCGGCCGCCCCGAGGGCTTCCTGGACCGGCAGCTGCGCCGCTGGGGCAAGCAGCTGGACGCCTCCCGCAACCGCGACCTGGCCGGCATCGACGAGCTGCACGCGACGCTGGGCCGCCGTCTGCCGGACTCCCCCGCCGCGACCGTGATCCACGGCGACTACCGCCTGGACAACGTGCTGATCGGCACCGACGACCGGATCAAGGCCATCCTCGACTGGGAGATGTCCACCCTCGGCGACCCGCTGACCGACCTGGGCCTGCTGGTGATGTACGGCATGCCGCTCGGGATGCCCGACTCCCCGGTCTCCACGACCGCCGAGGCCCCCGGCCACCCCTCGCCCCGCGAGCTGATCGAGCGGTACGCCGAGCGGTCGGGCCGCGACGTCTCGGCGGTGTCCTGGTACACGGCGTTCGCCTGGTTCAAGCTCGCCGTGATCCTCGAGGGCATCCACTACCGCTACACCCTGGGCCAGACGGTCGGCCGCGGCTTCGACCGCATCGGCGACCTGGTCCCCGTCTTCATCCAGCACGGTCTGACCACGCTCCGCGACGGCATCGACGGCATCCAGGAAGGCTGA
- a CDS encoding YidH family protein: MIELVRNVRLWFAPERIRQEGGTPDYRFSLANERTFLAWLRTALALVGGGFAVDQFLPDLRWGWRVGLALALLAAGVLCALRAVNHWVRCERAMRRGEDLPVSRFPALLAVVVALVAVAMVFVVLVGWET, encoded by the coding sequence GTGATCGAACTCGTGCGCAACGTCCGGCTGTGGTTCGCGCCGGAGCGGATCCGGCAGGAGGGCGGTACGCCCGACTACCGGTTCTCGCTGGCGAACGAGCGCACCTTCCTCGCCTGGCTGCGGACCGCGCTGGCGCTGGTCGGCGGCGGTTTCGCGGTGGACCAGTTCCTGCCCGACCTGCGCTGGGGATGGCGGGTCGGACTCGCGCTCGCGCTGCTGGCCGCCGGGGTGCTGTGCGCGCTGCGCGCGGTCAACCACTGGGTGCGCTGCGAGCGGGCGATGCGCCGGGGCGAGGACCTTCCGGTGTCCCGGTTCCCGGCGCTGCTCGCGGTCGTGGTCGCGCTGGTGGCCGTGGCGATGGTGTTCGTGGTGCTCGTCGGGTGGGAGACGTGA
- a CDS encoding NUDIX hydrolase: protein MSAADEILDIVDERDRVVGRAPRGEAYARGLRHRCVFIEARDAEGRLFVHRRTPTKLVFPSHYDMFVGGVVGAGESYDDAALREAEEELGVSGLPRPAFLFKFLYDDGAGQTWWSAVYEVRCTLPVEPQVEEVAWHGFLTGEELERRLPEWPWVPDGLAAYERLRAHRAAG, encoded by the coding sequence ATGAGCGCTGCTGACGAGATCCTCGACATCGTCGACGAGCGGGACCGGGTCGTCGGGCGGGCCCCGCGCGGTGAGGCGTACGCCCGGGGGCTGCGCCACCGCTGCGTCTTCATCGAGGCCCGGGACGCCGAAGGCCGGCTCTTCGTGCACCGGCGCACCCCCACCAAGCTGGTCTTCCCCTCGCACTACGACATGTTCGTCGGCGGCGTGGTCGGCGCGGGCGAGTCGTACGACGACGCGGCGCTGCGCGAGGCCGAGGAGGAACTCGGCGTGAGCGGCCTGCCCCGCCCCGCCTTCCTGTTCAAGTTCCTCTACGACGACGGCGCCGGGCAGACCTGGTGGTCGGCGGTGTACGAGGTGCGCTGCACGCTGCCGGTGGAGCCCCAGGTCGAGGAGGTCGCCTGGCACGGCTTCCTGACCGGCGAGGAACTGGAGCGGCGGCTTCCGGAGTGGCCGTGGGTGCCGGACGGCCTGGCGGCGTACGAGCGGCTGCGGGCGCACCGGGCGGCCGGCTGA
- a CDS encoding NADP-dependent oxidoreductase, translating to MKGISYSRYGGPDVLVYGEVDDPRVGPDSVLVKVRAAAVNPVDRKCREGHLDQLIEPVFPVVPGWDVCGVVVQPGLAVTEFLVGDEVIGYVRQDVLAHGTFAEYVAAPVRTLARKPRNLTWEEAAGLPLAGLTAYQVLTKTLQVRRDETILVHAAAGGVGSLAVQLARHAGARVIGTASPGNHDFVRGLGGEPVAYGDGLAERVRGLAPEGVTAVFDTVGGDALKVSANLLAPEGRLVSIADPDVVDYGGRYHFTRPDPDDLLRLSELAEQGVITVHVARSLPMEEAAEAHRLSQEGGVRGKIVVTVDWESEDPTPPGLWEHEH from the coding sequence ATGAAGGGCATCAGCTACTCACGCTACGGCGGGCCCGATGTGCTCGTATACGGGGAGGTCGACGACCCTCGGGTCGGCCCGGACTCCGTGCTGGTCAAGGTGCGGGCGGCGGCGGTCAACCCGGTCGACCGGAAGTGCCGCGAGGGTCATCTGGACCAGCTGATCGAGCCCGTCTTCCCGGTGGTGCCGGGCTGGGACGTCTGCGGGGTCGTCGTCCAGCCCGGACTCGCCGTCACCGAGTTCCTCGTCGGCGACGAGGTCATCGGCTACGTCCGCCAGGACGTCCTCGCGCACGGCACCTTCGCCGAGTACGTCGCCGCGCCCGTGCGCACCCTCGCGCGCAAGCCCCGCAACCTCACCTGGGAGGAGGCGGCCGGCCTGCCGCTCGCGGGCCTCACCGCCTACCAGGTGCTCACGAAGACCCTCCAGGTCAGACGGGACGAGACCATTCTCGTGCACGCGGCGGCCGGCGGTGTCGGCTCCCTCGCCGTCCAGCTCGCCCGGCACGCGGGCGCCCGGGTGATCGGCACCGCGAGCCCCGGCAACCACGACTTCGTACGCGGACTCGGCGGCGAGCCTGTCGCGTACGGGGACGGGCTGGCCGAGCGGGTCCGGGGGCTCGCGCCGGAAGGGGTGACCGCCGTGTTCGACACGGTCGGCGGCGACGCCCTGAAGGTCTCGGCCAACCTGCTGGCCCCCGAGGGACGCCTGGTGTCCATCGCCGACCCCGATGTCGTCGACTACGGCGGCCGCTACCACTTCACCCGCCCCGACCCCGACGACCTGCTCCGGCTCTCCGAACTGGCCGAACAGGGCGTGATCACGGTGCATGTCGCACGCTCCCTCCCGATGGAGGAGGCGGCCGAGGCGCACCGTCTGAGCCAGGAGGGCGGCGTCCGCGGCAAGATCGTCGTCACCGTGGACTGGGAATCGGAGGACCCGACCCCACCGGGCCTCTGGGAGCACGAGCACTGA